One region of Dissulfurirhabdus thermomarina genomic DNA includes:
- a CDS encoding threonyl-tRNA synthetase editing domain-containing protein gives MRLLLFFAREFHFTPFQKTLDSAPDAAGGETWTDAVVVFYHCEARDPGRERSLVTKAVKNIKWLAGKFGSRRAVLHSFAHLASDKAEPDFSRALAAKIRERLEGAGFEVAETPFGYLNEWRLHVAGESLAKVFKEL, from the coding sequence GTGCGGCTCCTCCTCTTCTTCGCCCGGGAATTCCACTTCACCCCCTTCCAGAAGACCCTCGATTCCGCCCCGGACGCGGCCGGCGGAGAGACCTGGACCGACGCGGTGGTGGTCTTCTACCACTGCGAGGCCCGGGACCCGGGACGGGAGCGCTCCCTGGTGACCAAGGCGGTCAAAAACATCAAGTGGCTGGCGGGCAAGTTCGGCAGCCGGCGGGCGGTCCTGCACTCCTTTGCGCACCTCGCCTCCGACAAGGCGGAGCCGGATTTCTCCCGGGCCCTGGCGGCGAAGATCCGGGAGCGGCTGGAAGGAGCGGGGTTCGAGGTGGCCGAGACCCCCTTCGGATACCTCAACGAGTGGCGCCTCCACGTAGCGGGAGAGTCCCTGGCCAAGGTCTTCAAGGAGCTGTGA
- a CDS encoding sensor histidine kinase: protein MTWSTWPIVIVDLAGALLLLGLAAMSLGKAHRIGRRTSREDPLGHYLTWLCLALLAFALSRSLAHVVKYLLLFSGRPEWWARIAPVTGAVNTLVFVVIASVTLFFDRIQRIVREMEQGRDRLRRISRELLRVNREVEDMVAERTQAEMALRLAHEVRNPVSIMGGLLRRSREDLPDRDGLRERIDRVLEQAEHLEALLRRLEGILEARRRRLVVLDLGEVAAEVVLAVEEEARDRGVSIFLERSPSRLSFRGDRHLLRTAVNFLFRQALDALGPGGRLRASTGMDEGGGLYLEVAAAPLRPGAFPGGAEEPGGETGYRMAFVRQVVEEHRGSLAVLVTPDGEGRFRLRVPTHLGVLDRRRPGPAGGESDG from the coding sequence ATGACCTGGTCCACCTGGCCCATCGTGATCGTCGACCTCGCGGGGGCCCTCCTGCTGCTGGGCCTTGCCGCAATGTCCCTCGGGAAGGCACACCGGATCGGCCGCCGGACCTCCCGGGAGGATCCCCTCGGGCACTATCTCACCTGGCTGTGCCTGGCGCTCCTCGCCTTCGCCCTCTCGCGTTCCCTGGCCCACGTGGTGAAGTACCTCCTCCTCTTTTCCGGCCGGCCGGAGTGGTGGGCCCGGATCGCTCCGGTCACCGGCGCCGTGAACACCCTGGTCTTCGTGGTCATCGCCTCCGTGACGCTCTTCTTCGACCGGATCCAGCGGATCGTCCGTGAGATGGAGCAGGGGCGGGACCGCCTGCGGCGGATCTCCCGGGAGCTCCTCCGAGTCAACCGGGAGGTGGAGGACATGGTCGCCGAACGCACCCAGGCCGAGATGGCGCTGCGCCTCGCCCACGAGGTCCGGAACCCGGTCTCCATCATGGGGGGACTCCTCCGGCGGAGCCGGGAGGACCTCCCCGACCGGGACGGCCTCCGGGAGCGGATCGACCGGGTCCTGGAACAGGCGGAACACCTGGAGGCGTTGCTTCGGCGGCTCGAGGGGATCCTCGAGGCCCGGCGCCGGCGCCTCGTGGTCCTGGACCTCGGCGAGGTGGCCGCGGAAGTGGTGCTGGCCGTCGAGGAGGAGGCCCGGGATCGGGGCGTGTCGATCTTCCTCGAGCGAAGCCCCTCGCGCCTGTCCTTTCGAGGCGACCGCCATCTCCTGCGGACCGCGGTGAACTTCTTGTTCCGGCAGGCCCTCGACGCCCTCGGCCCGGGGGGCCGGCTCCGGGCGAGCACCGGGATGGACGAGGGAGGCGGGCTCTACCTGGAGGTGGCCGCGGCGCCCCTCCGCCCGGGTGCCTTCCCGGGCGGGGCGGAGGAGCCGGGGGGGGAGACCGGCTACCGGATGGCCTTCGTGCGCCAGGTGGTCGAGGAACACCGGGGCAGCCTCGCCGTCCTGGTGACGCCGGATGGGGAAGGCCGCTTCCGCCTCCGGGTCCCTACCCACCTCGGGGTCCTGGACCGGAGAAGGCCCGGGCCCGCGGGCGGGGAAAGCGACGGGTGA
- a CDS encoding deoxyguanosinetriphosphate triphosphohydrolase family protein, producing MDLTELRDRLNLREAEILSPRATFSRDAIRERPEDHLDSDHRQPFAIDADRILHSLAYTRYIDKTQVFSLIPNDHLTHRVLHVQLVSKISRTVGRFLGLNEDLLEAIALGHDIGHPPFGHDGERILSELCLEAGLPRFMHNVQGVHFLRRVERKGRGCNLTLQTLDGILCHDGEADITALAPSPGKTFERLDREIDRLLKWPETPLRPTTLEGCVVRLADTVAYVGRDIEDAVRLRLIRRDDLPPECVEVLGRTNGTIVYRLVTDLITHSLDRDEVGFSPRVAEALTRLKAFNMARIYSAPQIKTEAPKIRSVYRALFEKFYEDLEKSNEDSVIFTDFLDGMDPAYRESPPAAVVRDFIAGMTDAYFLRLARDLLLPRRLPPRF from the coding sequence GTGGACCTCACCGAGCTCCGCGATCGCCTCAACCTCCGGGAGGCCGAGATCCTCTCCCCCCGGGCCACCTTCAGCCGCGACGCCATCCGGGAGCGCCCGGAGGACCACCTGGATTCGGACCACCGTCAACCCTTCGCCATCGACGCCGACCGGATCCTCCATTCCCTCGCCTACACCCGCTACATCGACAAGACCCAGGTCTTCTCCCTCATCCCCAACGACCACCTGACCCACCGGGTCCTCCACGTCCAGCTGGTCTCCAAGATCTCCCGGACGGTTGGCCGGTTCCTCGGGCTCAACGAGGATCTCCTCGAGGCCATCGCCCTCGGCCACGACATCGGCCACCCGCCCTTCGGCCACGACGGCGAGCGGATCCTCTCCGAACTCTGCCTCGAGGCGGGGCTCCCCCGCTTCATGCACAACGTCCAGGGAGTCCACTTCCTCCGGCGGGTGGAACGCAAGGGCCGCGGCTGCAACCTCACCCTCCAGACCCTGGACGGGATCCTGTGCCACGACGGAGAGGCCGACATCACGGCGTTGGCCCCCAGCCCGGGAAAGACCTTCGAACGCCTCGACCGGGAGATCGACCGGCTCCTCAAGTGGCCGGAGACCCCGCTCCGTCCCACGACCCTCGAGGGCTGCGTGGTGCGGCTGGCGGACACCGTGGCCTACGTGGGGCGCGACATCGAGGACGCGGTCCGCCTCCGCCTCATCCGCCGGGACGACCTGCCGCCGGAATGCGTGGAGGTGCTGGGGCGGACCAACGGCACCATCGTCTACCGCCTGGTGACGGACCTCATCACCCACAGCCTGGACCGGGACGAGGTGGGGTTCAGCCCCCGGGTGGCCGAGGCCCTGACCCGACTCAAGGCCTTCAACATGGCCCGGATCTACTCAGCCCCCCAGATCAAGACGGAGGCGCCCAAGATCCGGAGCGTGTACCGCGCCCTCTTTGAGAAATTTTATGAAGACTTAGAAAAAAGTAATGAAGATTCCGTTATTTTTACGGACTTCCTCGACGGCATGGACCCGGCCTACCGGGAGTCGCCCCCCGCCGCCGTGGTGCGGGACTTCATCGCCGGTATGACCGATGCCTACTTCCTGCGCCTGGCGCGGGATCTGCTGCTCCCGCGCCGGCTCCCGCCCCGTTTCTAG
- a CDS encoding sodium-dependent transporter, with the protein MTAAVRKRGQWKSPWGFVLAAIGSAIGLGNIWRFSYLAYDNGGGAFLIPYLVALFTAGIPLLILEFGIGHERIGSAPLALAKVHPRWEWLGWWPVIFVMFGIVLYYSVIIAWCVDYVFYAVRLSWGADPDAFFFHTFLGASGAPSRIGAVQTPVLAALVGVWCLTWAIIVRGVSRGIELANRIFMPLLLVLTLILVGWSLGLEGAREGIRAYLRPDFSRLAEPKVWISAYGQIFFTLSLGFGIMIAYASYLPHKSDITGSAVVTALANSGFSLLAGFGVFSVLGFMAHSQGVGVEQVVTHSIGLAFVAYPKAISLMGPAGKVFGVLFFLSLVVAGLSSSVSIVEAFTAAVVDKFGTDRRTLAGVLCVIGFVGGLIFTTQGGLYWIDIVDHFLNAYGLVVVGLLECVAVGWFFRIETIRRHLNRVSRIPLGPWWNWVIKLVLPGILGVILVQQLVEELSRPYGGYSWASLIAIGWNWVLVTLLASFILAMRPWHQEADLRKGRGDGR; encoded by the coding sequence ATGACAGCCGCAGTCCGCAAGCGGGGACAATGGAAGAGCCCGTGGGGGTTCGTCCTCGCCGCCATCGGTTCCGCCATCGGCCTCGGCAACATCTGGCGTTTCTCCTACCTGGCCTACGACAACGGGGGCGGAGCCTTCCTGATTCCCTACCTCGTGGCCCTCTTCACGGCGGGGATCCCGCTGCTCATCCTCGAGTTCGGGATCGGGCACGAGCGGATCGGCAGCGCCCCCCTGGCCCTCGCCAAGGTCCACCCCCGGTGGGAATGGCTGGGCTGGTGGCCCGTGATCTTCGTGATGTTCGGGATCGTGCTCTACTACTCCGTGATCATCGCCTGGTGCGTGGACTACGTCTTCTACGCCGTCCGGCTTTCCTGGGGCGCCGACCCGGACGCGTTCTTCTTCCACACCTTTCTCGGGGCGAGCGGCGCCCCGTCCCGGATCGGCGCCGTCCAGACCCCCGTCCTGGCCGCCCTGGTGGGGGTGTGGTGCCTCACCTGGGCCATCATCGTCCGCGGGGTGAGCCGGGGGATCGAGCTGGCCAACCGGATCTTCATGCCGCTGCTCCTCGTGCTCACCCTGATCCTGGTCGGCTGGTCGCTCGGCCTTGAGGGCGCCCGGGAGGGCATCCGGGCCTACCTCCGTCCCGACTTCTCGCGCCTTGCCGAGCCCAAGGTCTGGATCAGCGCCTACGGGCAGATCTTCTTCACCCTGAGCCTCGGCTTCGGGATCATGATCGCCTACGCCAGCTACCTGCCGCACAAGTCGGACATCACCGGCAGCGCCGTGGTCACCGCCCTGGCCAACAGCGGGTTCTCCCTCCTGGCGGGCTTCGGGGTCTTCTCGGTGCTGGGTTTCATGGCGCACAGCCAGGGGGTCGGCGTGGAGCAGGTGGTCACGCACAGTATCGGGCTCGCCTTCGTGGCCTACCCGAAGGCCATCTCCCTCATGGGGCCCGCGGGGAAGGTCTTCGGCGTGCTCTTCTTCCTGAGCCTGGTGGTGGCGGGGCTGTCCTCTTCCGTCTCCATCGTCGAGGCCTTCACCGCGGCGGTGGTGGACAAGTTCGGCACGGACCGGCGCACCCTGGCCGGCGTGCTGTGCGTGATCGGCTTCGTCGGGGGGCTCATCTTCACCACCCAGGGAGGGCTCTACTGGATCGACATCGTGGACCACTTCCTGAACGCCTACGGGCTCGTGGTGGTGGGACTCCTCGAATGCGTGGCCGTGGGCTGGTTCTTCCGGATCGAGACCATCCGCCGGCACCTCAACCGGGTCTCCCGGATCCCCCTCGGACCGTGGTGGAACTGGGTCATCAAGCTGGTGCTCCCCGGGATCCTCGGCGTTATACTTGTGCAGCAGCTGGTGGAGGAGCTGAGCCGCCCCTACGGCGGCTACAGCTGGGCCAGCCTCATCGCCATCGGCTGGAACTGGGTGCTCGTCACCTTGCTTGCCTCCTTCATCCTGGCCATGAGGCCTTGGCACCAGGAGGCGGACCTCCGGAAGGGACGGGGGGACGGGCGGTAA
- a CDS encoding replication-associated recombination protein A yields the protein MRPRRLEDFAGQDHLLGPGRVLSGLLARGRLPSLILWGPPGCGKTTLARLLARAVNAHFVTLSAVLSGVKDLRQVIDEARGRLDAGEGPTVLFVDEIHRFNKAQQDAFLPHVESGLVTLVGATTENPSFEIIAPLLSRCRVLVLKPLPEEVLERILDQALSDPERGLGRLELELTPEARRVLVRQADGDARALLNCLETAAELAVGRRAEGRGARITLEVVEEAVQHKALRYDKAGEEHFNLISAFHKSLRGSDPDAALYWMARMLAAGEDPRYIARRMIRFASEDVGNADPAALRVALDAHEAYTVLGSPEGELALAQAALYLATAPKSNAAYTALGAAQADARKHGSLPVPLHIRNAPTRLMKELGYGEGYRYAHDDPDALVPQEYFPPQLRGRVYYHPTNRGHERTIRERLEKWRRLLARKRHPGA from the coding sequence ATGCGCCCGCGGCGCCTCGAGGACTTCGCGGGCCAGGACCACCTCCTGGGGCCCGGACGGGTGCTCTCCGGGCTGCTCGCCCGGGGGCGGCTGCCTTCCCTCATCCTCTGGGGCCCCCCGGGTTGCGGGAAGACCACCCTGGCCCGGCTCCTCGCCCGGGCCGTGAACGCCCACTTCGTGACCCTGTCCGCGGTGCTCTCGGGCGTCAAGGACCTTCGCCAGGTCATCGACGAGGCGAGAGGCCGCCTCGATGCGGGCGAGGGGCCCACCGTCCTCTTCGTGGACGAGATCCACCGGTTCAACAAGGCCCAGCAGGACGCCTTCCTCCCCCACGTGGAGAGCGGGCTCGTCACCCTGGTGGGGGCCACCACGGAGAACCCGTCCTTCGAGATCATCGCGCCGCTGCTGTCCAGATGCCGGGTCCTGGTGCTCAAGCCCCTGCCCGAGGAGGTGCTGGAGCGGATCCTCGACCAGGCCCTCTCGGACCCCGAACGGGGCCTCGGGCGCCTGGAGCTGGAGCTGACGCCGGAGGCCCGGCGGGTCCTCGTCCGCCAGGCCGACGGTGACGCCCGGGCCCTCCTCAACTGCCTCGAGACCGCGGCGGAGTTGGCCGTAGGCCGCCGGGCCGAGGGCCGGGGCGCCCGGATCACCCTGGAGGTCGTCGAGGAGGCCGTCCAGCACAAGGCCCTTCGCTACGACAAGGCCGGGGAGGAGCACTTCAACCTCATCTCCGCCTTCCACAAGAGCCTCCGGGGGAGCGATCCCGACGCGGCCCTCTACTGGATGGCCCGGATGCTCGCCGCCGGGGAGGACCCCCGTTATATCGCTCGACGCATGATCCGCTTCGCCTCGGAGGACGTGGGGAACGCCGATCCTGCAGCCCTTCGCGTGGCTCTGGACGCCCACGAGGCCTACACCGTGCTGGGCTCTCCGGAGGGGGAACTCGCCCTGGCCCAGGCGGCCCTCTACCTGGCCACCGCCCCCAAGAGCAACGCGGCCTACACCGCGCTGGGCGCGGCCCAGGCCGACGCCAGAAAGCACGGGAGCCTCCCCGTGCCCCTCCACATCCGGAACGCCCCCACTCGGCTCATGAAGGAACTCGGCTACGGGGAGGGCTACCGCTACGCCCACGACGACCCGGACGCCCTCGTCCCGCAGGAGTACTTCCCCCCGCAGCTCCGGGGGCGGGTCTACTACCACCCCACCAACCGGGGCCACGAGCGCACCATCCGGGAGCGGCTCGAGAAGTGGCGCCGGCTGCTGGCCCGCAAGCGCCATCCCGGCGCTTGA
- a CDS encoding DJ-1 family glyoxalase III: METTKKRVLLLLAQGFEELEAVTVIDILRRAGVEVVAAGLEPGPVTSARGVVLVPDAALDEVLDRDFDLVVLPGGLEGTDRLAADPRVAELLRRRIHENRPVGAICAAPTVLERHGLAGGRRLTCHPVSRSGIRTGRLVDERVVQDGTVITSQGPGTAMEFAMKLVEYLCGREKVEEVNRGVLARL, translated from the coding sequence ATGGAAACGACGAAGAAACGTGTCCTCCTCTTGCTGGCACAGGGCTTCGAGGAACTCGAGGCCGTGACGGTGATCGACATCCTCCGCCGGGCCGGCGTCGAGGTGGTGGCGGCCGGCCTCGAGCCCGGGCCCGTGACCTCGGCCAGGGGCGTTGTCCTGGTGCCGGACGCCGCGCTGGACGAGGTCCTGGACCGGGACTTCGACCTGGTGGTCCTCCCGGGCGGCCTGGAAGGGACCGACCGGCTCGCCGCGGACCCCAGGGTGGCGGAACTCCTGCGCCGGCGCATCCACGAGAACCGGCCCGTGGGGGCCATCTGCGCGGCCCCCACCGTCCTCGAGCGCCACGGGCTCGCCGGGGGCCGGCGTCTGACCTGCCACCCCGTCTCCCGGTCCGGGATCCGGACCGGCCGGCTGGTGGACGAGCGGGTGGTCCAGGACGGGACGGTCATCACCAGCCAGGGGCCCGGCACGGCTATGGAATTCGCCATGAAGCTGGTAGAGTATCTGTGCGGGCGGGAAAAGGTGGAGGAAGTCAACCGGGGCGTCCTCGCCCGCCTGTGA
- a CDS encoding sigma-70 family RNA polymerase sigma factor, whose amino-acid sequence MKKPNAAETLPAADPAAPHAPAETAPRQTPADILQHYLAEISRFPLLTREEEERLTRAYHETRDPEIARRIVTANLRLVVKIALDFQKFWMQNFLDLVQEGNLGLMQAVKKFDPYKGVKFSYYASFWIKAYILKFLMDNWRLVKIGTTQAQRKLFYNLHKEKDRLQALGFEPVPKLISQRLNVSEQDVIEMDQRMGAWEVSLDAPVRQESDDRHLDFLESGEVPLESRVARAEIDARLKAEMQAFRDILEDKEQVIFEERMLTEEPKTLQELGERFGVSRERVRQIETRIKKKLKAFLEDRIPDIEAYRAGPDAE is encoded by the coding sequence ATGAAGAAGCCGAACGCCGCGGAGACGCTCCCGGCCGCCGATCCGGCGGCACCACACGCCCCGGCCGAGACGGCCCCCCGTCAAACGCCGGCCGACATCCTCCAGCACTACCTGGCCGAGATCAGCCGCTTCCCACTGCTGACGCGGGAGGAGGAGGAACGCCTCACCCGGGCCTACCACGAGACCCGGGACCCGGAGATCGCCCGCCGCATCGTCACGGCCAACCTCCGCCTGGTGGTGAAGATCGCCCTGGACTTCCAGAAGTTCTGGATGCAGAACTTCCTGGACCTCGTCCAGGAGGGCAACCTCGGCCTCATGCAGGCGGTCAAGAAGTTCGATCCCTACAAGGGGGTGAAGTTCTCCTATTACGCCTCTTTTTGGATCAAGGCCTACATCCTGAAGTTTCTCATGGACAACTGGCGCCTCGTGAAGATCGGCACCACCCAGGCCCAGCGAAAGCTCTTCTACAATCTCCACAAGGAGAAGGACCGGCTCCAGGCCCTCGGCTTCGAACCCGTCCCGAAGCTCATCTCCCAGCGGCTCAACGTGAGCGAGCAGGACGTCATCGAGATGGACCAGCGCATGGGGGCCTGGGAGGTCTCCCTGGACGCCCCGGTCCGCCAGGAATCCGACGACCGTCACCTGGACTTCCTGGAAAGCGGCGAGGTCCCCCTCGAGTCCCGGGTGGCCCGGGCCGAGATAGACGCCCGGCTCAAGGCGGAGATGCAGGCCTTCCGGGACATCCTCGAGGACAAGGAGCAGGTCATCTTCGAGGAACGGATGCTCACCGAGGAGCCGAAGACCCTCCAGGAGCTGGGGGAGCGGTTCGGGGTCTCGCGGGAAAGGGTCCGGCAGATCGAGACCCGGATCAAGAAGAAGCTCAAGGCCTTTCTCGAGGACCGGATCCCGGACATCGAGGCCTACCGGGCAGGGCCGGACGCGGAGTGA
- a CDS encoding tetratricopeptide repeat protein — MRRRLLARLLGCALALWVLQPGPAASGAYRPSLSQAYAAYLKALTQQFEGDEEGAIASMREAVAADPESVALLEDLALMLLRGNHPEEALDYARQALALRPDDTDLLFLEARIHAAAGAFDQAAAVLEGLLRRDGDNADAALLLGEVYAQQRRYKEAAKVLESAAAGTGRTAFVANYFMGRLLRESGDLAEAAQHFRRALELNAAVPKLYQELADTLSAAGRTDEAEATWRRWLEREPDNGWAWEGLVRFLIAAGRTKAAVAEIDGYREHLPDTPPVRFKVALLYLEAERFRRAVSLLEGLDKIPEARHGVVRLYLAVAYEGLGELAKAETVLAGIPEDDPAAVEARIRRADLLARRGKPREAVRLLEEGLARRPGEVRWMTALAFLYQDQGEPAKAEALLRKALAKEPKSPDILVDLAMVLDLQERRPEALELARKALELDPDHVGALNYLGYTYAEEGIRLDEAEDLVKRALELAPDRGYIVDSLGWVYFKKKEWQKAVETLERAHALAPSDPTIAEHLGDAYRAAGRREKALEAYRAARKAADETEQQRRLDGKIADLEKAHRPLLGD; from the coding sequence ATGCGGCGGCGCCTCCTCGCCCGGCTCCTCGGCTGCGCCCTTGCGCTCTGGGTCCTCCAGCCCGGGCCCGCCGCCTCCGGGGCCTACCGTCCCTCCCTCAGCCAGGCCTACGCCGCCTACCTGAAGGCGCTCACCCAGCAATTCGAGGGCGACGAGGAAGGCGCCATCGCCTCCATGCGGGAGGCCGTCGCCGCGGACCCCGAGTCGGTGGCGCTCCTCGAGGACCTGGCGCTCATGCTCCTTAGGGGCAACCATCCCGAAGAAGCCCTCGACTACGCCCGCCAGGCCCTGGCCCTGCGGCCGGACGACACCGATCTCCTCTTCCTGGAGGCCCGCATCCACGCCGCGGCGGGGGCCTTCGACCAAGCCGCCGCCGTCCTCGAGGGGCTCCTCCGGCGCGACGGGGACAACGCCGATGCGGCCCTCCTCCTGGGGGAGGTCTACGCCCAGCAGCGCCGTTACAAGGAGGCCGCCAAGGTCCTGGAGAGCGCCGCGGCCGGGACGGGCCGGACCGCCTTCGTGGCCAATTACTTCATGGGTCGGCTCCTGCGCGAATCCGGCGACCTGGCGGAGGCGGCGCAGCACTTCCGCCGCGCCCTCGAGCTCAACGCCGCCGTCCCCAAGCTCTACCAGGAGCTGGCCGACACCCTCTCGGCGGCCGGGCGGACGGACGAGGCCGAGGCCACCTGGCGCCGCTGGCTGGAACGCGAGCCGGACAACGGCTGGGCCTGGGAAGGCCTGGTCCGGTTCCTCATCGCCGCCGGGCGCACGAAGGCGGCCGTCGCGGAGATCGACGGCTACCGGGAGCACCTCCCCGACACGCCGCCCGTCCGCTTCAAGGTCGCCCTCCTCTACCTGGAGGCCGAGCGGTTCCGCCGCGCGGTCTCCCTCCTCGAGGGGCTCGACAAGATCCCGGAGGCCCGTCACGGCGTCGTGCGCCTCTACCTGGCCGTGGCCTACGAGGGTCTGGGCGAGCTGGCCAAGGCCGAGACCGTCCTGGCCGGCATCCCGGAGGACGACCCGGCGGCGGTGGAGGCCCGGATCCGCCGGGCCGACCTCCTGGCCCGCCGGGGAAAGCCCCGGGAAGCCGTCCGCCTCCTGGAGGAAGGCCTCGCGCGCCGTCCCGGCGAGGTCCGCTGGATGACCGCCCTGGCCTTCCTCTACCAGGACCAGGGAGAGCCGGCCAAGGCCGAGGCGCTCCTCCGCAAGGCCCTGGCCAAGGAGCCGAAATCCCCGGACATCCTGGTCGACCTCGCCATGGTCCTCGACCTCCAGGAAAGACGCCCCGAGGCCCTGGAGCTGGCCCGCAAGGCCCTCGAGCTCGACCCGGACCACGTGGGCGCCCTCAACTACCTGGGCTACACCTACGCCGAGGAAGGCATCCGGCTCGACGAGGCGGAGGACCTCGTGAAGCGGGCCCTGGAGCTGGCCCCCGACCGCGGCTACATCGTGGACAGCCTCGGCTGGGTCTACTTCAAGAAGAAGGAATGGCAGAAGGCGGTGGAGACCCTCGAGCGGGCCCACGCCCTCGCCCCCTCGGACCCCACCATCGCGGAACACCTCGGCGACGCCTACCGGGCGGCGGGACGCAGGGAAAAGGCCCTGGAGGCCTACCGGGCCGCCCGGAAGGCCGCCGACGAGACCGAGCAGCAAAGACGCCTCGACGGAAAGATCGCGGACCTCGAGAAGGCCCACCGCCCCCTCCTGGGCGACTGA